The following is a genomic window from Methanosphaera cuniculi.
GCTATTGTATCATCTACTGCTTCTAGTACTGTGAATATACAACTATTTGCACTATTAAGTATTGTTATATTACCTGGGTAGTGTTGTTGTATTGTTTTAATTGCTTCGCTGTAGTAGTCATTACTAGTTGTTAGTGCTTGTTGCATTGCTTTTTGTATTTCTGGGTTTATTTTTTTATATTTAAGTTCTAACATTTTCTTTTTTAATCCTCTCTTTTTTTTTGTTTTATATCTATTTTTTTTTAGAAGAACATATCTAGTGTTGTTTGTCTTTGTTTTAGTATGTCATCAAGTAGATCACTTGCTTTGATATAGTCATCTGTAGGTAGTTCGGTTTTTGTATTTATATAGTTTATGGCTTGTTTTAGTGTTTCAAATTCTTTTGGTTTTTTATTTAGTGCTTCGCGTGTGTTTTGTCGCATATTCCATACTCCTAGTGGTATGTATTCATCATTTGATTCTCTAAATACTATTACTCCTGCTTGTTTTTTATCTCGCATTAGTTGTTCTAGTACTGCCATTTTTATAGCATAGTATCCTCCACCAAGTCGTGAGTATTCTTTTTTGCCTTTGTTATTTTCATAGTCTGTGAATATTATTGGACGTCCTTTGTAGTTTGTGAATGCTTCCATTAGTTCAAATTGCCATGGTGTTGGTATTTCAACTACTATTATTTGAATTCCATAAGTTTTATGTTCATATACATGGTATGTGTCAATTGTTGGATTGTATCGTACATCCTTAAGCAAGTTGTTTGCTATTGTTGTATCTACTGCTGTTATTGACCATCTGGTTGGTACGAGTTTTCTGTTTTTCTTTTCTCCCATTGATCCTACTGAAAATGCTTTTTGTATCTGGGTAAATGGTATGTCTTTTTTATGTAGTATGTCTACTGCATCTTTTGCTTTAAGATCTGTATCATAGTATGTTTTTTCAAGTTGTCGATCCCATTTTATGTTTTCAATATCAAATTTCTTAAGTACTCCACTTGGTCCGTGTGGTGCTTCTTCGCGTCCTATCATTATTCCTGTTGGTTTTTTGTTGAATTCTGCTTCACTTTGTACTGATTTTTTTGCCATTGATACTTCTTGTAGTTTCATTATGTAGTTGTTTTCTACATCATCTACTGCTATTGTTTGTTTTCCACGTACTAGATTTAGTCGGTAGTTTATGATTTGATCTTGTGATGTTTGACTGTTCATCCATGTTTCTGGTTGATCCATTATTGCTGAGTTATGTTCTGATGTTAGTAGTGGTCCTGCAAATACTTTGGGGTAGTTGTAGCTTCCTATAAATACTGATGGTGGTGTTGTTCCTTCTATTTGTTTTGATGTTATTTTTGTGTTTTTCATGTTGTAGAACTGTTGGGTTAGTTGTTTTAGGTGTTCATATTTTTTTTCCATCATTGTCTTATTTACCCCTTTACGTAATTTTTTTTTATGTTTATTATTTTTTTATGTTTTTTTTATTAGATAATATGATTCCTTTTTTTTATCCAGTTTTATATATAAAAAATTTAATTAATGGATTGTTACTATATTATGTATTATGAATAATGATGACTTTTTTAAAAATAAGATTGGTATTATTGGTGCTGGAAATATAGGTCAAGCACTTGCATTAAAATTAAAAGAAAAGAAGGTTACATCAGATAACTTACTTGTTTCATATAATGGTTCTATTTTCACATTTAGTAATCTTTATGATAAGGATCTTGTAGATAATATTGCAGATAATAGTCGTATTGTAGATGAATGTGATATTATTATACTATCTGTTACTCCACAACAATTTAGTCAAATTGGACAATTTAATCTTAATGATGATACACTTGTAATTTCATTTATGGCAGGAATAACTATTGATGAGTTACAAAAACAAACTGGATCATCTAATATTATTAGAATTATTCCAACAGGACCTGATACAATATGTGATGAAACAGCAATAGCAGGAGCATATCCACAACAAGATATAACAGATTATATATTTGATCTTCTAGGATTTGATGTTTATAATGTTAAAAATGAAGATGAGTTAAAATACATGTCTGTTGCAGGATGTCTTCCAGCTGTATTTACAAAAGTAGATCTAGATACAAATTTAGATGATATTAAAAAGTTTGCAGTTGATTTTCCAGATTTTATTGAAATTGCAAAAAAGGCTGATAAACTAAAAGCAACTGAAAATAAGGATGAATTTATTAAATCATTCATGACTAAAGGTGGGATAACTGAGGCAATTATTAATTCACTTGATGATGGTGATAGTTTATATGATGCATTAGTTGCAGGATTAAAACGTAATGATGAATTAAGCTAGAAAAAGTGTTCATGTTTAATTTTTAGTAATAGTAATTAAGTTTTTTTTATAAATAAAATAAGAGAATTTTTTTTTGTAAAATTAGTATTTTTTATAATGTGTAAAAAAATAAGAAATGTTTTTATTTTAAAAAAAAGGAAAAGATTTTTGTGATCTTCTATCTCTACTATACTTTTTTTTTTATGTGCAAAAATTTTTTTAGGAAATAGCTTTTTTTTTCTAAAAAAAGTATGTATTACAAGAAAGAAAATATTATTTTTTTGATTGTTTTTATTAGATTCTTGGCTTTATCATATTTTTAACTCCGGATGCTTGAGTTTTTTTATGATTCATCTAATAAAATTGTGCATTTTTTTTATTTTCTTTTTTGTGTTTTTATAGTTTATTTTTTTCGTGTTTCTTTTTTATTTTAACTAGGAGTGATGAGTTAATTTTTTTTTCATAATAGGCTTTATTTTTTTTGGCTTTTTACATTTTATATATTTTTGTTAAAAAAATTTTTTTTTATATCTAATAATAGGTGATTTTTTTTAAATATGTTTTTTTATATTAACTATCCCTTTTTTTTGTATGTGCGGATTTTTTTTTAGGATAGTTAATTTTTTTTTATCTTTTTTTAACTTTTTTTGGGCTTTTTTTTATAGTCTTTATTTTTTTTAACTCATTTTTTGTAATAAGAATTTAGTTTTACCTAAATTTTCTTACAATTAATATATTATTATTTTGTAGTATATAAATATTTAGGTACACCTAAAAATATTTGTAGTAAATAAAATATTTTTTTATTAATACATAGGATATAATTTTATGGTTACCTAAATATTGACAATAATGATATTGTCATGTGGTTTTTTTAGGCTTGCCTAAATACTTCCACAAATAGTATTATATCATCCTTAGTATATAAAGGTTTAGGTATACCTAAATATTAAATTTTATAAATAATCAAATAAAATCCAAAAAAACCTAATCTCAACCAAGTAAATAATAAATTAACTGCTCAGCAGTACGACCAGAAGGACTACCATGATTAACAATCCATTTTTTAGCCTCATCTTTTAATTCATCATCAGATAATTTT
Proteins encoded in this region:
- a CDS encoding Nre family DNA repair protein → MMEKKYEHLKQLTQQFYNMKNTKITSKQIEGTTPPSVFIGSYNYPKVFAGPLLTSEHNSAIMDQPETWMNSQTSQDQIINYRLNLVRGKQTIAVDDVENNYIMKLQEVSMAKKSVQSEAEFNKKPTGIMIGREEAPHGPSGVLKKFDIENIKWDRQLEKTYYDTDLKAKDAVDILHKKDIPFTQIQKAFSVGSMGEKKNRKLVPTRWSITAVDTTIANNLLKDVRYNPTIDTYHVYEHKTYGIQIIVVEIPTPWQFELMEAFTNYKGRPIIFTDYENNKGKKEYSRLGGGYYAIKMAVLEQLMRDKKQAGVIVFRESNDEYIPLGVWNMRQNTREALNKKPKEFETLKQAINYINTKTELPTDDYIKASDLLDDILKQRQTTLDMFF
- a CDS encoding NAD(P)-binding domain-containing protein — protein: MNNDDFFKNKIGIIGAGNIGQALALKLKEKKVTSDNLLVSYNGSIFTFSNLYDKDLVDNIADNSRIVDECDIIILSVTPQQFSQIGQFNLNDDTLVISFMAGITIDELQKQTGSSNIIRIIPTGPDTICDETAIAGAYPQQDITDYIFDLLGFDVYNVKNEDELKYMSVAGCLPAVFTKVDLDTNLDDIKKFAVDFPDFIEIAKKADKLKATENKDEFIKSFMTKGGITEAIINSLDDGDSLYDALVAGLKRNDELS